Proteins from a single region of Candidatus Scalindua japonica:
- a CDS encoding HD domain-containing phosphohydrolase, protein MDKQIRILVVDDEPRICHLVEELLKLEGYQIDVSFSGTDALEKIKENDYQMLITDLKMPGIDGLGLIQKAKEHNPEIRAIMVTGFTTVDTAVQSLRHGVDDYITKPFNITELKETVKQVLHVHQVAHENMLLLKDLEKTSTDLKSHKQKLSDKVYNTSEQFEAINKKLVQRVNELDTINEISKVITSVLDMDELLNLCLNEINGKLKVKHSSIMLVDEERGELVVRASQGYRRMQVLGKIQKMDEGVAGRVVQEKKPILVKDIQNDNRFNRYERLDYNTKSFVSAPLFLGQKVLGVINIIDKISGENFCETDVNLLSTIAGQVSVAVENSRLYKALEENCFNMVKFLADSLEAKDRYLCGHSQRVSDYSSSIASVMGVSAKEKNTLLHASLLHDIGKIGISELIFNKPDKLNDVEYDTIKSHPSRGEKIIKPLSFLGESIRHIRGHHESFDGSGYPDRLGGEDLPLLTKIMTVADSFDAMTSERTYRQPWNTNKAMLELKRMSGKQFDPNVVDAFASSEIIKMKSELENLADC, encoded by the coding sequence ATGGACAAACAAATTAGAATATTAGTGGTAGATGATGAGCCGAGGATATGTCACCTGGTTGAAGAGTTACTCAAGCTGGAAGGATATCAGATTGATGTAAGTTTTTCAGGAACTGATGCTCTGGAGAAGATAAAAGAAAACGATTATCAAATGTTGATAACCGATCTGAAAATGCCAGGTATAGACGGTCTGGGGTTAATACAAAAGGCCAAAGAACATAATCCGGAAATCAGGGCCATAATGGTTACCGGTTTTACAACTGTTGACACTGCTGTCCAATCGTTGAGGCATGGAGTAGATGACTACATAACAAAACCATTTAATATTACTGAGTTGAAAGAGACGGTTAAACAAGTCTTGCATGTTCATCAGGTAGCACATGAGAATATGCTGCTTTTAAAAGATTTAGAGAAGACAAGTACTGACTTAAAAAGTCATAAGCAAAAGCTATCCGATAAAGTTTATAATACAAGCGAACAATTCGAAGCAATTAATAAAAAACTTGTACAAAGAGTTAATGAACTGGACACGATAAATGAGATTAGTAAAGTGATAACATCTGTTCTCGATATGGATGAACTATTAAATTTATGTTTGAATGAAATCAACGGCAAATTAAAAGTAAAGCATAGTTCGATTATGTTAGTTGATGAGGAAAGGGGTGAGTTGGTAGTAAGGGCTAGTCAAGGCTACAGGAGAATGCAGGTTTTAGGTAAAATACAAAAGATGGATGAGGGCGTAGCTGGGCGTGTTGTACAGGAGAAGAAACCAATCCTGGTTAAAGATATCCAAAATGATAACAGGTTCAATAGATACGAAAGGCTGGACTACAATACTAAATCATTTGTTTCGGCTCCTCTTTTTCTGGGGCAGAAAGTTCTCGGGGTAATAAATATTATAGACAAGATATCAGGTGAAAACTTCTGCGAGACAGATGTTAATTTGCTTAGTACCATTGCTGGTCAAGTAAGTGTAGCCGTAGAAAATTCAAGGCTTTATAAGGCTCTTGAAGAAAATTGTTTCAATATGGTCAAGTTTCTGGCTGATAGCCTTGAGGCAAAAGACCGTTATTTATGCGGTCATTCTCAAAGGGTCTCGGATTATTCATCTTCTATTGCAAGTGTTATGGGGGTTTCCGCTAAGGAAAAAAACACATTGTTACATGCTTCATTGTTACATGACATTGGTAAAATAGGTATTTCAGAATTAATATTCAACAAGCCTGATAAATTAAATGACGTTGAATACGATACAATAAAGTCTCATCCTTCCAGAGGTGAAAAAATAATAAAACCACTAAGTTTTCTTGGAGAGTCAATACGCCATATAAGAGGCCATCATGAAAGTTTTGATGGTAGTGGCTACCCGGACAGGTTAGGTGGTGAAGATTTGCCTCTGTTGACTAAAATTATGACGGTGGCCGACTCTTTTGATGCAATGACATCAGAAAGGACTTATCGGCAGCCATGGAACACAAATAAGGCAATGTTAGAGCTCAAAAGAATGTCAGGAAAGCAATTCGACCCGAATGTAGTAGATGCTTTTGCTTCCAGTGAAATAATTAAAATGAAATCAGAACTGGAAAATTTGGCTGATTGCTAA
- a CDS encoding D-alanine--D-alanine ligase → MSEEIYIVVLMGGISPEREISLQSGKAVANALSKDNNNNVIKIIVNDDMVNELDNYKIDVAFIALHGYFGEDGGIQGILESKGIPYTGSGVFASRLAMNKSESKNVFRRNNIPTPEYFNASMVQSMSVITDSVKKLKLPVITKPVSNGSSIGISIIKEYAGIKDAIKHTGSYSKEILVEECIEGRELAVSVLGDKALPVIEIKTATGVYDYDAKYKSDNTQYIILEPGDKTSECTLSHAIYDRVQDLAVRAHKHLGCRTFSRADMILDKNGNIYVLEVNTIPGFTERSLLPKAAAAANISFAELCNSIVNADCKYERSVQACIHDNNVVNAKI, encoded by the coding sequence GTGTCTGAAGAAATATATATTGTAGTGTTAATGGGTGGTATATCTCCGGAAAGGGAGATATCGTTACAGTCAGGTAAAGCGGTTGCTAATGCCCTGTCTAAGGATAATAACAACAACGTTATCAAGATAATTGTTAATGATGATATGGTGAATGAACTTGATAATTATAAAATTGATGTGGCTTTTATTGCGCTTCATGGATATTTCGGAGAAGATGGCGGTATTCAGGGAATTCTGGAATCCAAGGGTATACCGTATACCGGTTCCGGGGTTTTCGCAAGCAGACTTGCAATGAACAAATCAGAGTCTAAAAATGTTTTCAGAAGAAACAATATCCCCACTCCCGAGTATTTTAACGCCTCTATGGTACAAAGCATGTCGGTAATTACCGATAGTGTTAAAAAACTGAAATTGCCCGTGATAACCAAACCGGTAAGTAATGGCTCCAGTATCGGGATATCTATAATTAAAGAATATGCCGGAATAAAAGACGCAATCAAACATACGGGTAGTTATAGTAAAGAAATCCTTGTTGAAGAGTGTATCGAGGGTAGAGAATTGGCTGTTAGTGTTCTGGGTGATAAAGCCCTCCCCGTGATAGAAATAAAAACTGCAACCGGGGTTTATGACTATGATGCAAAGTACAAGAGTGATAACACGCAGTACATAATTCTTGAACCTGGTGATAAAACATCAGAATGTACGCTGTCCCACGCTATTTATGACAGAGTACAGGATCTGGCAGTTCGAGCACACAAACACCTTGGTTGCCGCACATTTTCCAGGGCAGATATGATATTAGATAAAAATGGCAATATATACGTTCTTGAAGTAAATACGATTCCCGGGTTTACTGAAAGAAGCTTGTTGCCAAAAGCAGCAGCAGCGGCAAATATCAGTTTTGCTGAACTATGCAACTCTATTGTTAATGCGGATTGTAAGTATGAACGGTCTGTTCAGGCATGTATTCATGACAACAACGTAGTTAACGCTAAAATATAG
- a CDS encoding cell division protein FtsQ/DivIB, whose product MKKIFKSQYDKVIDKIRANIVMVKPRFERIRKVFISLSLKSVLAIIVVLSVIWLGKFVWKRMTYQDIFLVSPSTFSFETPDWVTEEFVYEISHVRGLKSKYNIFKKGLTKEIAKVYESSPLISRVNYVERELPDRLNVKFELRRPVAIVKRKRKKYLLDKDCVRLPEKYYKYPEDGNDPVYIICRKSVKVPDYGEKWKDRSIEDGIDLLNYLKQNKIDKLLKIAAIDVSKVGGRRKDGKISVELWTKDGAKIKWGFSASSGQVNELSNYEKLQNLLSVAMEEGAGLENMEYVDVRWKTPLAKRLSVR is encoded by the coding sequence ATGAAAAAAATATTCAAGTCCCAATACGATAAAGTAATAGATAAGATCAGGGCAAATATTGTAATGGTAAAACCACGTTTTGAAAGAATACGTAAGGTATTCATATCACTTTCACTTAAATCTGTTCTGGCTATTATCGTGGTTCTTTCAGTTATATGGTTAGGTAAATTTGTATGGAAGCGTATGACATATCAAGATATTTTCTTAGTAAGTCCATCAACATTTTCATTTGAAACTCCTGATTGGGTGACAGAAGAATTTGTTTATGAGATAAGCCATGTCAGAGGATTGAAAAGTAAATATAACATCTTTAAAAAAGGTTTGACAAAAGAAATTGCGAAGGTGTATGAAAGTAGCCCGCTTATTTCCAGGGTTAACTATGTGGAAAGAGAACTGCCTGACAGGCTTAACGTGAAATTCGAACTGCGTAGACCCGTAGCAATTGTTAAAAGGAAACGAAAAAAATATCTGTTAGATAAAGATTGTGTCAGGCTACCGGAAAAGTATTACAAATATCCTGAAGATGGTAATGATCCAGTTTATATAATATGTAGAAAATCTGTAAAGGTACCTGATTATGGTGAAAAATGGAAAGATAGATCAATTGAGGATGGTATAGACCTTTTGAACTATCTGAAACAGAACAAAATAGACAAACTTTTAAAGATTGCGGCTATAGATGTTTCAAAGGTAGGGGGTAGACGTAAAGATGGTAAAATTAGCGTAGAGTTGTGGACAAAAGACGGGGCCAAAATAAAATGGGGTTTTTCGGCATCAAGTGGGCAGGTTAACGAACTCTCAAATTATGAAAAACTCCAGAATCTATTGAGTGTTGCAATGGAAGAAGGAGCAGGTCTTGAAAATATGGAATATGTTGACGTAAGATGGAAAACACCTCTGGCTAAACGTTTAAGTGTTCGTTAG
- a CDS encoding PEP-CTERM sorting domain-containing protein: protein MKRHLTILCITLISLLNFIIVSSIYALPIIDGKFDTSEGYTTGYTLKLNVESGKGKKRGKGKSKTTVSGGEGDLWINQDTTSGDISLAFIQPLSLVDNSYGDNSIGWGSDAPSGKNHNYEDLTESDKAQFVFTDGNDNTVLDIVLDYAHEFSGGAVASSVTEGDGKVNTGLSSDVMATASSLEYNYNIYGSSNTELFGDGSSSPLTGSDTTYDVEDADLADWVFASVYELRVDGRVFSENGFGDVEIAVVHNSPNKIAKNKVYTQISGEIEVYVDMNEESDASSPVPEPTTIALLGIGFAWAVVRRRQKQKKMN, encoded by the coding sequence GTGAAAAGACATTTAACAATATTGTGTATAACATTGATTAGTCTACTCAATTTTATTATTGTTTCATCGATATATGCTTTGCCGATAATTGATGGTAAGTTTGATACATCAGAAGGCTATACTACCGGTTACACGCTTAAGTTGAATGTTGAAAGTGGGAAAGGAAAAAAAAGAGGAAAAGGAAAAAGTAAAACTACTGTTAGCGGAGGAGAGGGAGATTTGTGGATAAATCAAGATACCACATCCGGTGATATATCTCTCGCTTTCATTCAACCACTTTCTCTTGTAGATAACAGCTACGGTGATAATTCGATAGGTTGGGGGTCAGATGCTCCGAGTGGTAAAAATCACAATTACGAAGATCTGACAGAGAGTGACAAAGCACAGTTTGTTTTTACTGATGGGAATGACAATACGGTCCTTGATATCGTTTTGGATTATGCGCATGAATTTAGTGGCGGTGCAGTTGCGTCTAGTGTTACAGAGGGTGATGGTAAAGTTAATACGGGTTTGTCATCCGATGTTATGGCGACTGCTTCATCACTGGAGTATAATTATAATATTTATGGCTCTTCAAATACTGAACTCTTTGGTGACGGTTCGTCATCTCCGTTAACTGGCAGCGACACTACTTATGATGTTGAAGACGCTGATTTGGCAGATTGGGTGTTTGCATCAGTATATGAGCTCCGGGTAGATGGTAGAGTGTTCAGCGAAAACGGTTTCGGAGATGTGGAAATTGCGGTAGTGCATAATTCACCAAACAAGATAGCAAAAAACAAGGTGTATACGCAAATCAGTGGAGAAATTGAAGTATATGTGGATATGAATGAAGAAAGCGACGCTTCTAGCCCTGTGCCCGAGCCAACAACCATAGCGCTTCTGGGAATCGGCTTTGCCTGGGCGGTAGTAAGGCGAAGACAAAAGCAAAAAAAGATGAACTGA
- the pruA gene encoding L-glutamate gamma-semialdehyde dehydrogenase — translation MTNAKFDLNLPSNEPINSYAAGTQERNDIKAKLQELKNRHVEIPLIIGGKEVNTGNLGKCVLPHDHSVVVGTYHKAGENEVQMAIEAALKARRQWVEMDWQERASIFLKAANILAGPWRSLLNASTMLCQSKNVLQAEGDAACELIDFLRFNAFYAKSIYEKQPPISPIGSWNRLEYRPLEGFVFAVTPFNFTSIAANLASAPAIMGNVALWKPSSNSIYSSYFVMKLFQEAGVPDGVINFIPGTGSEIGPVIMNSPELTGIHFTGSSATFRNMWQTIGNNIKNYKNYPRIVGETGGKDFVFVHKDTGIEEVGTALIRGAFEYQGQKCSAASRAYIPRSLWRDLKEYILEEMKTVNMGDVENFSNFINAVIDEPAFTKISRYIEFIKDSTEADIICGGNCYKSKGYFIEPTIAVTTNPHFRTMEEEIFGPVITLYVYEDDKYQETLHLCDETSPYGLTGAVFSRDRNAIIMAEKILVNAAGNFYINDKPTGAAVGQQPFGGSRASGTNDKAGSYLNLLRWISPRTIKETFLPTTDYRYPFMSEG, via the coding sequence ATGACAAATGCAAAATTCGACCTGAACTTACCCTCTAATGAACCAATTAATAGTTATGCCGCCGGAACACAGGAACGTAATGACATTAAGGCTAAACTGCAGGAACTAAAAAATCGGCATGTGGAAATACCTCTTATTATTGGTGGCAAGGAGGTAAATACAGGAAATCTGGGAAAATGTGTGCTTCCTCATGACCACAGCGTTGTTGTAGGCACATACCACAAAGCTGGCGAGAATGAAGTTCAAATGGCCATTGAAGCTGCCCTTAAAGCGCGTAGACAATGGGTGGAAATGGATTGGCAGGAGCGCGCATCGATCTTTCTCAAAGCGGCGAATATCCTTGCCGGACCATGGCGTTCATTGTTAAACGCTTCCACGATGTTATGCCAGAGCAAAAACGTCCTCCAGGCAGAAGGAGATGCCGCTTGTGAACTTATTGATTTTCTTCGTTTTAATGCTTTCTACGCGAAGAGTATCTATGAAAAACAACCACCGATCTCACCCATTGGTTCCTGGAACAGACTGGAATACCGTCCACTTGAAGGTTTTGTTTTTGCCGTAACTCCATTTAATTTTACATCAATTGCCGCAAACCTCGCATCTGCACCGGCAATAATGGGAAATGTAGCGTTGTGGAAACCATCATCAAACTCAATATATTCATCTTATTTCGTAATGAAGCTTTTCCAGGAAGCGGGTGTCCCGGATGGAGTAATCAATTTTATCCCGGGAACCGGCAGCGAGATTGGCCCGGTCATTATGAACTCTCCGGAGCTTACCGGAATTCACTTTACAGGAAGCTCCGCTACATTCAGGAATATGTGGCAGACGATAGGCAACAATATCAAGAATTACAAAAACTATCCACGCATTGTAGGCGAGACAGGAGGTAAGGATTTTGTTTTTGTTCACAAGGACACCGGAATTGAGGAAGTGGGTACCGCCCTGATACGTGGTGCATTTGAATACCAGGGACAGAAATGTTCTGCGGCATCCCGTGCTTATATTCCCCGCAGCCTTTGGAGAGATTTAAAGGAATACATACTTGAAGAGATGAAAACGGTGAATATGGGAGATGTAGAGAACTTCAGTAATTTTATTAATGCGGTGATTGATGAGCCCGCATTTACCAAAATCTCCAGATATATTGAATTCATTAAGGACAGCACTGAGGCAGATATCATATGTGGAGGAAATTGTTACAAAAGCAAAGGCTACTTTATCGAGCCAACGATTGCCGTCACCACAAACCCTCACTTTCGTACAATGGAAGAGGAAATTTTTGGGCCTGTTATAACACTATATGTATATGAAGACGATAAATATCAGGAAACTCTTCACTTGTGTGATGAGACTTCCCCTTACGGCTTGACAGGAGCAGTTTTCTCACGAGACAGGAACGCTATCATAATGGCAGAAAAAATTCTTGTAAATGCGGCAGGTAATTTCTATATTAACGACAAACCGACAGGTGCAGCCGTCGGTCAGCAGCCTTTTGGAGGTAGCCGAGCAAGTGGTACAAACGATAAAGCCGGAAGTTATCTTAATCTGCTTCGCTGGATATCCCCACGAACCATTAAAGAGACATTCTTACCCACAACAGACTACAGATATCCATTTATGTCTGAAGGATAA
- a CDS encoding carbon-nitrogen hydrolase → MMQKEEPYTIALIQMLCCGSREENMQRARQRVVEAAEQGARLICLPELFCSIYFCQQEDTRYFELAEPIPGYTTDFFSRLAKTANSVLVVPVFERSETGIYYNSLVVINRDGAIAGMYRKMHIPNDPQFQEKYYFTPGDLGFQAIQTPFGKIGPMICWDQWFPEAARLCALDGANVLIYPTAIGWLPGEKEGESKVYLDSWKTVQRGHAIANGVYTATVNRVGVEPDQSGNSEIEFWGHSFIADPRGRIISEASGEEEEIIYGRIEPELIFATRQTWPFFRDRRVDAYHKIVE, encoded by the coding sequence ATGATGCAGAAGGAAGAACCATACACAATAGCGCTTATACAGATGTTATGTTGCGGATCAAGAGAAGAAAATATGCAGCGTGCCAGGCAGCGAGTCGTTGAGGCGGCGGAGCAGGGAGCGCGTTTGATTTGCCTCCCGGAACTCTTTTGTTCAATCTATTTTTGCCAGCAGGAGGATACCCGTTATTTCGAGTTGGCTGAACCGATTCCAGGCTATACTACAGATTTTTTTTCACGGTTGGCAAAAACTGCTAATAGTGTACTGGTGGTTCCGGTCTTTGAGAGAAGCGAGACGGGTATATATTACAACAGCCTGGTTGTGATTAACCGGGATGGGGCTATAGCAGGGATGTACAGAAAAATGCATATTCCGAATGATCCACAATTCCAGGAAAAATATTATTTTACTCCCGGAGATCTTGGTTTTCAGGCTATTCAAACTCCTTTTGGAAAAATCGGTCCTATGATCTGCTGGGACCAATGGTTTCCGGAAGCGGCCCGCTTGTGCGCACTGGACGGAGCAAATGTATTGATATATCCAACTGCAATCGGCTGGCTTCCGGGAGAAAAGGAGGGGGAAAGCAAGGTATATCTGGATTCGTGGAAGACGGTTCAGCGAGGTCATGCGATTGCCAATGGAGTATATACGGCTACGGTAAATCGAGTTGGTGTAGAGCCTGACCAGTCCGGGAATTCCGAGATTGAGTTCTGGGGACACTCATTTATAGCTGATCCCAGAGGACGCATCATCTCCGAAGCATCAGGAGAAGAGGAGGAAATTATTTACGGAAGGATAGAACCTGAGCTTATTTTTGCAACACGCCAGACGTGGCCTTTCTTCAGGGATCGGCGCGTTGACGCATATCATAAAATTGTTGAGTGA
- a CDS encoding DUF364 domain-containing protein, whose amino-acid sequence MQDIKKRKDITRELIGFIQDSNVINQFNIRPYKISIGVFYTGVVLSSGHAGMSYTPVQEIPEAVCCPRSHAKMPAAGELLNKEISELMDYALDDNALKAAVGMATLNALSAVLLADDDCRYKTSSFGNALDLIEITSEDTVAMVGAFPPFIKRIQEITNNLYVIDKNPKVAVKGDTVKIESADRLEEIIPQADILVITGVTLVNHTLGPILDLAEKASEIVVVGPTASIYPEPLFKRGVTVMGGVRITDGARMIHLIGEAGSGYDFFSNCADKIILRNEAVSVR is encoded by the coding sequence ATGCAGGATATAAAAAAAAGAAAAGATATTACGAGAGAATTGATAGGTTTTATTCAGGATTCCAACGTAATAAATCAATTTAATATCAGACCATATAAAATCAGTATCGGCGTATTTTATACAGGCGTTGTTTTAAGCAGTGGTCACGCCGGAATGTCGTACACGCCGGTTCAGGAAATACCGGAGGCCGTATGTTGTCCGCGATCACACGCAAAGATGCCGGCGGCAGGGGAACTGCTTAACAAGGAAATAAGTGAGCTCATGGATTATGCGCTCGATGACAATGCCCTTAAAGCAGCCGTTGGTATGGCAACTTTAAACGCACTCTCCGCAGTCCTGCTTGCAGATGATGATTGCAGGTATAAGACTTCCTCTTTTGGTAATGCTCTGGATCTCATTGAGATTACCAGTGAAGATACCGTTGCCATGGTGGGGGCTTTTCCTCCATTTATTAAAAGAATACAGGAGATTACAAATAACCTTTATGTCATTGATAAAAATCCGAAGGTTGCCGTTAAGGGTGATACGGTTAAGATTGAATCGGCAGACCGACTGGAAGAGATAATACCTCAGGCAGATATTTTAGTTATTACGGGCGTCACGCTTGTAAATCACACCCTCGGCCCTATTCTGGACCTGGCTGAAAAAGCGAGTGAAATTGTTGTAGTAGGTCCCACCGCCAGCATTTACCCTGAACCTCTCTTTAAAAGAGGTGTGACAGTTATGGGTGGTGTAAGAATTACTGATGGAGCCAGGATGATACACCTCATCGGAGAGGCCGGTTCCGGATATGACTTTTTTTCAAATTGTGCTGATAAGATAATATTACGTAACGAAGCAGTTTCTGTAAGATAG
- a CDS encoding HAD family hydrolase: protein MAYKAVLFDLDGTLLNTIDDIGDSINRVLELNGFPIHNMDIYRQLVGNGAINTIIGALPEDKRIDTIINPCLKAFQEDYSQNWNVKTRAYDGVPELLDSLTTRGIKITVLSNKPHRHTKQCMDGFLPDWNFDVVFGQRDDVPRKPDPKGAMEIAEKLGIPPSDFLYLGDTEVDMKTSISAGMFPVGVLWGFRSAKELRENGAKVLLNRPLEALDLLD, encoded by the coding sequence ATGGCATATAAAGCAGTACTCTTTGACCTTGATGGAACTTTACTTAATACAATAGATGATATAGGCGATTCCATAAACCGTGTATTAGAGCTAAACGGGTTTCCCATACACAACATGGATATATACCGCCAGCTTGTGGGCAATGGGGCCATTAACACTATTATCGGTGCACTGCCTGAAGATAAACGAATAGATACGATTATCAACCCGTGCCTGAAAGCATTTCAGGAGGACTATAGCCAGAACTGGAATGTGAAGACCAGGGCCTATGACGGAGTACCGGAGCTTTTGGATTCACTTACTACCCGCGGAATAAAGATTACCGTGCTTTCTAATAAACCGCATAGACATACAAAACAGTGCATGGATGGTTTCCTGCCTGATTGGAACTTTGATGTTGTATTTGGTCAGCGTGATGACGTACCCAGAAAGCCTGATCCGAAAGGCGCCATGGAAATAGCAGAAAAACTGGGTATTCCCCCCTCAGACTTTCTCTATCTTGGTGATACGGAAGTTGACATGAAGACGTCTATATCAGCAGGGATGTTTCCTGTAGGAGTACTTTGGGGTTTTCGATCAGCTAAAGAGTTACGAGAGAATGGAGCAAAGGTGTTACTTAATAGACCGTTAGAAGCACTTGATCTACTGGACTGA
- a CDS encoding DUF4126 domain-containing protein, with amino-acid sequence MEIFNSIGLLLGGSWASGVNLYMSMAGLGIAGRMEWIKLPDNLDILSNPAVIIVSLTLFGIEFIADKVPYIDSLWDSVHTFIRPLATSALGYTAMADSGMIMQLLIAFLTGTISLESHLTKATTRAVINASPEPITNSVASVTEDLTVAGTLYLIICHPVVATVLVTIFIIVAFWFLKKMIKYLRKVFNFSGRKKFHETELETGNMLSGK; translated from the coding sequence ATGGAAATATTCAATTCAATTGGGCTCTTGTTAGGAGGGTCGTGGGCTTCCGGGGTTAACCTGTATATGAGTATGGCCGGCTTAGGGATTGCCGGCAGGATGGAGTGGATTAAACTTCCGGACAACCTGGATATTTTATCTAATCCAGCAGTTATTATTGTGTCCTTAACTCTTTTCGGAATTGAATTTATCGCGGACAAGGTCCCGTATATTGATTCGTTATGGGACTCCGTTCATACTTTTATTCGTCCTCTTGCAACATCCGCATTAGGATATACAGCCATGGCAGACTCTGGAATGATAATGCAGCTCCTCATTGCTTTCCTGACGGGTACCATCTCTCTGGAATCTCACCTGACAAAAGCCACAACCCGGGCGGTAATAAACGCATCTCCGGAACCCATTACCAATTCAGTTGCAAGTGTTACTGAGGACTTAACTGTAGCAGGGACATTATATCTAATTATATGCCATCCTGTAGTAGCTACAGTTTTAGTAACCATTTTCATCATAGTTGCCTTCTGGTTTTTAAAGAAAATGATAAAATATCTCAGAAAAGTTTTCAATTTTTCCGGCAGAAAGAAATTTCACGAAACAGAACTTGAAACAGGAAATATGTTGTCTGGCAAATAG
- a CDS encoding tRNA-queuosine alpha-mannosyltransferase domain-containing protein has product MNKSLNILTLEPYYGGSHKAFLDGWGQYSRHEWTILSLPPWKWKWRMRHSAITLASETEEQIRGGGEWDIIFCSDMLNLAEYLGLIPQAIQKLPSVVYFHENQLTYPVAHPQEFDFHYVLTNLITALAATEVWFNSLYHQNIFLEELKDFLKRMPDFQPIESVEDIRNKSLVCHPGIHQLPKRGKRAPGPMRIVWAARWEHDKNPELFFDALRILKTKKIEFRISVMGEQFRQFPDVFTTARQEFSDHIDRWGYQKARQDYDDALLEADVFVSTADHEFFGFSVLEGAAAGAFPLVPEKLSYPETLERDAGNEDFYFKGDADQLAKRLVYLSEKIGNNNLWDGEPDRAVRIVEKLFWKTKTNLMDNELVRIIKEKEKG; this is encoded by the coding sequence ATGAATAAATCACTGAACATATTGACACTGGAACCCTATTATGGTGGCAGCCACAAGGCGTTCCTGGATGGTTGGGGTCAATACAGCCGTCACGAATGGACAATACTAAGTCTGCCTCCCTGGAAATGGAAATGGCGTATGCGTCATTCAGCCATAACCCTGGCCAGCGAAACAGAGGAGCAAATACGAGGAGGAGGAGAATGGGACATCATATTCTGCTCAGATATGCTTAATCTTGCAGAGTATTTAGGCCTGATACCACAGGCTATACAAAAACTTCCATCCGTTGTCTATTTTCATGAGAATCAACTGACATATCCGGTTGCACATCCACAGGAATTTGATTTTCATTATGTGCTGACGAATCTAATAACGGCCCTGGCTGCCACAGAGGTGTGGTTCAATTCCCTATATCATCAGAATATTTTCCTGGAAGAACTCAAAGACTTCCTTAAGCGTATGCCCGATTTTCAACCAATCGAAAGCGTTGAGGATATTCGAAACAAATCTCTTGTCTGCCATCCGGGAATCCATCAGCTTCCAAAGAGAGGGAAAAGAGCACCTGGCCCTATGCGCATTGTGTGGGCGGCAAGGTGGGAACACGACAAAAATCCAGAACTCTTTTTTGATGCACTTCGGATTCTGAAAACGAAGAAAATTGAATTCAGGATCAGCGTTATGGGAGAACAGTTCAGGCAGTTTCCCGATGTCTTTACCACTGCCAGGCAGGAGTTTTCTGACCATATTGATCGTTGGGGATATCAGAAGGCGCGACAGGACTATGATGATGCACTTTTAGAGGCAGACGTTTTCGTGTCTACCGCAGATCACGAATTCTTTGGATTCAGTGTGCTTGAGGGAGCAGCGGCAGGGGCATTCCCCCTGGTTCCTGAAAAGCTTTCATATCCCGAAACACTTGAACGTGATGCAGGTAATGAAGACTTCTACTTTAAAGGTGACGCAGATCAATTGGCTAAACGATTGGTATACTTGTCAGAGAAAATTGGAAATAATAACCTGTGGGATGGCGAACCTGACCGTGCAGTTCGAATTGTAGAAAAATTATTCTGGAAGACAAAAACTAACTTGATGGACAATGAATTGGTTAGAATAATAAAGGAAAAAGAGAAAGGTTAA